In Lathyrus oleraceus cultivar Zhongwan6 chromosome 2, CAAS_Psat_ZW6_1.0, whole genome shotgun sequence, the DNA window AAACTCAATATAAATTCCAATTTCAAAGTGGCTGtacacaaaaaaaaaaaataccTCCAAAAGGCCAGGGGCATCCTCCTCAAGCGCTGTTTGAATTGAATTCCTGCAAAATAAGAATAATATTTGGGATAGTTATTATACATTTATAATGGAACTATAgataaaatattaaattatttaACAGAATCAGATCCTACGTGGCTGTTTTCTTTCTTTTTCGTGCACACTTGATACGTGAAGGTTCTGCAGATTCTGAAAAATTAGAGCTTGACACAGGGTAGCTTATAGGAATATTTAAACTACAATCCTCTCTGGACATGAAAAGCTTCAACCGATCATTTAAGATCATATGTTCCACTTGATCATCATTATAGTCGTTATGGACTTCCTGTTCATTTTTAACAACTGGCAGTTTAATGGAGGTGCTACCCATCGCATTCTCTACAACATTGTGGATTTCGCTGTTATCCCAAGGTTCATCCTTGATTTTGACAGAGGTCGGACAAGCTGAACTACTTGGCCCGTTATTGTTTATAGGCATAACGCCTTGTTCCTCTTGTGAATCAAAATGTGTGATCATTTCTTCGGATTTGACTATTTGGTCGTATTCTTGAGGGTATGCTGAAATTACTGGTTTTCTTAATTTAGGTGCGGCATGCTCAGTGGACAAAGATGATCCAGAGGGGGCTTCATGTGGTAACTCAGATAGTGAAGTATTTTTTCCTTCTGGAATGTCGTGACACTGATCTCTAACTGCAGTTATTTTCCCATCAACAGAATTAAATTCTCCATTTGCTTTTTCAACAGTTTGATCCGCGATGTTTTTGAACAAGCAATCACTATCAGCCTGTGACATAAATAAGTTGCAGGTTTAGTAAAAAGATAAAACCATGACCATCATAAGAGTTATTAACTTTATTGCCAAGAAATAGACAAAAAACTATAATTAGAGAGTTATATCAACACACTACATAAACTACATTCTAATGGTGGGTACATGGAAAGGAAGGTGCAGGCATGTCAATTTAAATAAGGAAACAAAATGAGTAtatgaaaacaagaaaaatacTAAGAAAATCTGGTTTTAAAAGCAAAATGTCATCTTCACAATTAACTGCCCAAAACAACTCCATGGTTGGAACTCAGTATTCCTTGTACTCACCAAAACAAATTCAAAGTTTTACACACAAAGTAAAAGCGCATAATTTCTCTAATATCCATGTAGATCCTTTGTATCACAGAGAAGAAGCTTGTCTTCCAACGGTGTATATTAACAAACAACTAAAGGGAAAACTATAACTATAACAAATGTGTTTCTTTGCTGCTTATTTAGTATATTATTATGTGTGTACATTATGTCAAAAAGTGCCTATTTGTTTACCAGTATCTGTTCTTCAAACATAGTTGATGTGATTGATTGTTCCTAAAATGGAAATAGTATAATGTTTATGCTATTAAAAATCATTTCTGTGTTGCCAAAGAGATGAAAGATAAGACATATGAAATCAAGGAGAGAAGTAAAATGTTGAATAGTTTAATTTCAGAAAGTTGGAGGTGTTCATATGACAATCAGCATCTCGGCAGTTGTGTATGCACTACAATGTACTAATTTCTTTATAACCATCaagaattaataataataataataataataataataataataataataataataataaaaataaaatgaaaaaatgagtaataaagaaataaaataacTACCATTTTTCAAACAAAAATAGCATTCAACTAACAAAGGCTAACAAAGTTCCAAAAGTGAATTATGACTAACTTGTTATCTTTCTAGTAAATATATCCCTTAACtgataaaaaatttaaattaaattacCTCAAATGCTGGACTTGGCCACCCTGAAAGTCTCCTGCAATAATAATAGATATTGTTGAAATACAAGAGACTAAGAAACATTTGAATAAACCGTGTTTGTAGAGTGAGGATtgtccccacttataaacacatgttcaggcctaactcaaccctacaaaaccgattggtagagtgaggactgcccccacttataaacacatgttcaggtcatatattgtccgatgtgggactcttaacagATATAATATTTAAGCATTTTGCAAAAGCATCCATCTAGCTTCCTTCAAACAGTAGATTATCTTGGTTCCTCCCAATGATGGGAATATGGTATTCCAACTAAACTTGGTTTTTGTAATATACATGATAAAGTTTTGAACAAAATGGAATTAATTATTTTCCAAAAAAGAAGCTGAAATCAAAATACATTAAGTTTGTAAAATGGGTTGATCAGTTAATTTAGACCTGCTTTTTTTTCTATTCACAAATCACAACCCTACTACTAACCAATCAACTATTCAATTGTGTAAGTTGTCGAATTCTAAAGAGAACTATCATTCAAAGTTATTGCACAACAGATTTAAAAAGTGTGTAAAATATCTTATCTGACTTACAGAAATACATTTTTAAGTAAATCAATCTGTTGCTTAATTTTTTAGGAAATATTTAAAGATTCATCTTCATGTTATAGACCATAAAACCATTCAAGCTCCTTCCACTCACCTACCCGCTCTAGCAAGCTTACTGCAATTCCCTTCCACTCATTGAGCATGAAATGTTTCTCGGCTTACCAACTACCACAAAGGCACAAACAAACAAATGCAATAGCTCATTTTTTATACTTGCTTGCAAATTTTAATAGAAAGTTGTCGGGATGGTTTATGGTTCTTTACCCCAACCCCAATATCTTCCTGAGGACAAAAAGACGATGCAATAGGAAACATTCCTATCTTTATCCTTCATAAGCATACAATGGAAGAGAATATGGCCTTCAATATTTTATCGTTAAGCCCTAGACTAGAGATATCAAAAAGTTGATTTACTACATTATTTTCAATATTTATCAATTTCAGTTGACATTTTAAGAAAGAAATTAAAGAGGGTAAATACTAATTAGACAAAAAAAAGTGAGTTTGATACTTTTTCTAGCAGGAAGAAAAAACAATAATTAACATTAAGTGCCTAGCTAGCAGCATCCTTTTCCTTTCTTTAAATACAAAGTGGAATTTAATAGTTTCCTTCAAATGAATATTATTTTGGTTCCTAACAATAATGAAAATATGGTATTCCAACTAAACTTGGTTTTTAGTTATATACATAAAAAGTTGTTTCGGTGGATATATGGTTCTTTGCCCAGTAAATAGTGGTTATATTGGTGCTATAGTGTAGCAGAATTTGATATAAACATACGTTGTTAATCTCGGATAGCATCGCGTAGCAGATTCTCTGAAATGCTATAGCAGTATAACGGATAGCGGGATACTGCAAAGACTAAAACCAATATACAAAGTAAACATAAATACTCAAAAATAGACTAATACACTAAATTAAAGAGATCATCATACCTAATAGTTGAAGAACCTAAAGTATGAAGTAATAAAAATAAATCAGAGAAGAAGAATAAAACAGAACTGAACTAAAAGTAAGAAGAAGAATAAAACAGAATTGAACTAAAAGTAGGAATAACATAACATTACTCTTCAAAAGGTTC includes these proteins:
- the LOC127118383 gene encoding uncharacterized protein LOC127118383 isoform X4, which encodes MACSYNVQDSPSLEHIPTSQRRPIIFSPTPPIHATVKKEHDNFDSQVTYSKIQNDALGVENTSTLRKCSTICDVLVTKVEDSEILLSSVDNGGSGNASFQLDFPILKVKEETYEDSVDDLDHVVLKERQRMLLARRLSGWPSPAFEADSDCLFKNIADQTVEKANGEFNSVDGKITAVRDQCHDIPEGKNTSLSELPHEAPSGSSLSTEHAAPKLRKPVISAYPQEYDQIVKSEEMITHFDSQEEQGVMPINNNGPSSSACPTSVKIKDEPWDNSEIHNVVENAMGSTSIKLPVVKNEQEVHNDYNDDQVEHMILNDRLKLFMSREDCSLNIPISYPVSSSNFSESAEPSRIKCARKRKKTATNSIQTALEEDAPGLLEVLLDKGILVDEIKLYGETENDEALDESLCQDSFSELEAVITKIFSQRSSFIKFSVIRAGKGSRVSYCLACLISLVEQDSAGTP